The Prevotella melaninogenica genome window below encodes:
- a CDS encoding DEAD/DEAH box helicase: MAHELFSRIADILSAPSEAQALIMHETLVIACHEGLKNTRHGFGNLSSQVESLCRQHNIAPQDIVAIQKMRRHSNSYAPILPEDVAYDCRALAIFVSAVVQEAIPSFLVGKIPAHGRITENIQITNYRYIRCIVREWDESTIQVAVTNQDSSEELLLVDYMNTPDYIDFSYLRPMLREGMQLNLLDCTVTRKKVVPRLIVVEPDYLIDISTIANCFETYGHHPLLFTVNRLTPRLSNKHIVLGNFAGSALDDIINHPAEYDIKDTFRSNFKEKALDYATCPDFDAASFKQDAERQVENIKGIVDEIFQTFDREKAILEPSFVCERLGIQGRVDLMTTDLKLLVEQKSGKNTFIERKYKNSHGSLHVEKHYVQVLLYYGILQYNFQLSPKNAHIQLLYSKYPLPDGLLEVEPLQKLIREAIRFRNQAVATEFWMADNGFDRMLPLLTPQTLNTEKQNDNFYNRYLLPQLTETLAPLHQLNDLERAYFTRMMTFVIKEQLVSKVGVQEGVGNSNADLWNMPLAEKKETGNIYTELTITEKERSNSFNGYDTITLSVPQQGEDFLPNFRRGDMIYLYAYKKNEAPDVRMSILFKGSLQEIHGDRLVVHLNDGQQNPDLISGDYFAIEHAGSDIGGTSAIRSLYTFITSPEERRQLLLGQRAPRSDKSLTLSRSYHPDYDEIILKAKQAQDYFLLIGPPGTGKTSQALQFLVREQLAGNIYSQPSSAYSAEDSKHNKLSETINTQHPTPNTQTSILLLAYTNRAVDEICNMLTENELDYIRIGNEFSCDPKYSDHLLKEVLDDNATLNSIKSTLADARIVVATTSTMNSNAALFNIKHFDLAIIDEASQILEPNIIGLLSTRHAERRAIKRFILIGDHKQLPAVVQQQDTLETEETNTFLKNIHLLSCANSLFERLILTERTAGRTDFIGTLHKQGRMHPDIADFANRKFYAREQLECVPLAHQMEQTLAYNETSEDETDDLLKAHRMIFIPSKPCRQLNISEKVNTEEARIITDLLRRLHRQLGNNFDSQKSVGVIVPYRNQIAMIRKEIEKLGIPELEEISIDTVERYQGSQRDIILYSFTIQSRYQLDFLTANTFYEDGQPIDRKLNVAITRARKQLILTGNEPTLRQNQIFAELIDYIKEKGGYYAEKA, encoded by the coding sequence ATGGCACACGAACTATTCTCACGTATTGCTGACATCCTTTCGGCACCATCTGAAGCACAGGCACTCATCATGCACGAGACGCTCGTCATTGCTTGTCATGAAGGATTAAAGAATACCCGACATGGTTTCGGCAACCTTTCTTCGCAGGTGGAGTCGCTCTGTAGGCAGCATAACATTGCCCCACAGGATATTGTGGCGATTCAGAAAATGCGTCGGCACAGTAACTCTTACGCCCCGATTCTCCCTGAAGACGTGGCTTACGACTGTCGTGCCTTAGCTATCTTCGTGTCTGCTGTTGTGCAGGAGGCTATCCCTTCGTTCCTTGTTGGGAAAATTCCTGCACACGGACGTATCACTGAGAACATCCAGATTACGAATTATCGTTACATTCGTTGTATCGTAAGAGAGTGGGACGAAAGTACTATTCAGGTAGCTGTAACCAATCAAGACAGTAGCGAAGAACTCTTGCTGGTTGACTATATGAACACACCAGACTACATTGATTTCAGCTACTTACGCCCGATGCTACGCGAAGGGATGCAGCTAAATCTTCTTGACTGTACTGTCACCCGAAAGAAGGTCGTACCACGCCTTATCGTCGTTGAGCCAGACTATCTGATAGATATCTCTACCATAGCAAATTGTTTTGAAACATACGGACACCATCCATTGCTTTTCACCGTCAACAGACTTACTCCTCGCCTGAGCAATAAACACATTGTATTAGGTAACTTCGCTGGTTCTGCACTTGATGATATCATCAATCATCCAGCAGAATACGACATCAAAGATACCTTCCGTTCTAACTTCAAAGAGAAGGCTTTGGACTATGCGACCTGTCCTGACTTTGATGCAGCATCTTTCAAACAAGATGCAGAACGACAGGTGGAGAACATCAAGGGGATTGTTGACGAAATCTTCCAAACTTTCGACCGTGAGAAAGCGATTCTTGAACCTTCCTTTGTATGCGAACGATTGGGCATACAGGGTCGTGTTGACTTGATGACAACCGACTTAAAACTACTTGTTGAGCAGAAGTCGGGCAAGAATACTTTTATTGAACGCAAATACAAAAATTCACATGGCTCACTCCATGTTGAGAAACACTACGTGCAGGTGTTGCTCTACTACGGTATCTTGCAATATAACTTCCAACTCAGTCCGAAGAATGCACACATCCAACTGTTGTATTCTAAATATCCCCTACCCGACGGACTCCTCGAAGTGGAGCCACTGCAAAAGCTGATTCGTGAAGCTATCCGCTTCCGTAATCAAGCCGTAGCAACGGAGTTCTGGATGGCTGATAATGGCTTTGATAGGATGTTGCCATTGCTCACACCGCAGACACTGAACACCGAGAAGCAAAACGATAACTTCTACAATAGATACCTCTTACCACAACTCACTGAGACACTGGCACCACTTCACCAGCTCAACGACCTCGAACGTGCTTATTTCACACGTATGATGACCTTTGTTATCAAGGAACAATTAGTGTCAAAAGTGGGTGTACAGGAAGGTGTTGGAAACAGTAATGCTGACCTATGGAACATGCCGCTTGCAGAGAAAAAAGAGACAGGAAACATCTATACAGAACTGACAATCACAGAGAAAGAGCGTAGCAACTCGTTCAACGGCTACGATACAATAACGCTATCTGTACCCCAGCAGGGCGAAGATTTCCTCCCTAACTTTCGTCGAGGAGATATGATTTACCTCTATGCGTACAAAAAGAACGAGGCACCTGACGTGAGAATGAGCATTCTTTTCAAAGGTTCACTACAAGAGATACATGGCGACAGACTTGTTGTACACCTCAATGACGGACAGCAAAACCCTGACCTTATCAGCGGAGATTACTTCGCTATTGAGCATGCTGGTAGTGACATCGGTGGTACATCAGCCATCCGTAGCCTCTATACCTTCATCACTTCGCCTGAAGAACGTCGTCAGTTGCTCTTGGGACAGCGTGCCCCACGCTCTGACAAGTCGCTGACCCTATCTCGTAGCTACCATCCCGATTATGACGAAATCATCTTGAAAGCTAAGCAGGCGCAGGACTATTTCCTTCTTATCGGTCCTCCCGGCACTGGCAAAACCTCGCAGGCTCTACAATTCCTTGTGCGTGAACAGTTGGCAGGGAACATCTATTCACAACCATCTTCAGCCTATTCAGCAGAAGATTCTAAGCACAACAAACTTTCAGAAACCATCAACACCCAACACCCAACACCCAACACCCAGACCTCAATCCTCCTCTTAGCCTATACAAATCGCGCTGTTGATGAGATTTGTAATATGCTAACAGAGAACGAACTTGATTATATCCGCATTGGTAATGAGTTCAGTTGTGACCCGAAATATAGTGACCATTTGTTGAAGGAAGTGTTAGATGACAACGCAACCCTCAACAGCATAAAGTCTACCTTAGCAGATGCGCGCATCGTTGTAGCCACAACCTCTACAATGAACAGCAATGCTGCTCTCTTTAATATCAAGCATTTCGACCTCGCCATCATTGATGAAGCGAGTCAGATATTGGAACCAAATATCATTGGATTACTATCTACCCGACATGCAGAAAGGCGTGCGATAAAACGGTTTATATTGATAGGCGACCATAAACAATTGCCTGCTGTGGTGCAACAACAGGACACTTTAGAAACGGAAGAAACCAATACTTTCCTCAAAAATATCCACCTTTTATCATGTGCCAACTCCCTCTTTGAACGCCTTATCCTCACCGAGCGGACTGCAGGTCGTACAGATTTTATTGGTACACTGCACAAACAAGGGCGAATGCATCCGGATATTGCTGACTTTGCTAATCGTAAGTTTTACGCACGTGAACAACTTGAATGTGTGCCATTAGCCCACCAGATGGAGCAGACCTTAGCTTACAACGAAACGAGCGAAGACGAAACAGACGACCTTTTGAAGGCTCATCGTATGATTTTCATCCCTTCAAAGCCGTGCCGACAACTGAATATTTCAGAGAAGGTTAACACGGAAGAGGCACGTATCATTACCGACCTGCTAAGACGTCTACACCGACAACTCGGCAACAACTTTGATTCGCAAAAGTCTGTTGGTGTCATTGTGCCTTACCGCAATCAGATTGCAATGATTAGAAAGGAGATTGAGAAGCTTGGTATTCCCGAATTAGAGGAAATCAGTATTGATACCGTTGAACGTTATCAGGGTAGCCAGCGTGACATCATCCTCTACTCCTTCACCATTCAAAGTCGTTATCAACTCGACTTCCTCACCGCCAACACGTTCTATGAAGACGGTCAACCCATCGACCGTAAACTGAATGTTGCCATCACAAGAGCCCGCAAACAGCTGATTCTTACTGGTAACGAGCCAACATTAAGACAAAATCAAATCTTCGCAGAACTCATTGATTATATCAAAGAAAAGGGTGGATATTATGCAGAAAAGGCATAG
- the argS gene encoding arginine--tRNA ligase yields MKIEEQITVAALAAVKELYGTEVPEKMIQLQKTRSDFEGNLTLVTFPLLKTSHKKPEDTAQDLGEYLKKNCKAVADFNVVKGFLNLVIAQAAWTGLLNDINADEKFGEKRVTDESPLVMIEYSSPNTNKPLHLGHVRNNLLGWSLAQIMEANGNKVVKTNIVNDRGIHICKSMLAWQKWGNGITPEQAGKKGDHLIGDFYVLFDKHYKEECKQLQEQYEKEGMTADEAKKKAEHEAPLIKEAHDMLVKWEANDPEIRALWEKMNNWVYAGFDETYKAMGVGFDKIYYESNTYLVGKKKVEEGLEKGLFIRKEDNSVWADLTNEGLDQKLLLRKDGTSVYMTQDIGTAEMRFNDYPIDKMIYVVGNEQNYHFQVLSILLDRLGFKWGKDLVHFSYGMVELPNGKMKSREGTVVDADDLVASMIENAKSLSEDKVNKLEGITEEEKNEIARIVGMGALKYFILKVDARKNMLFNPEESIDFNGNTGPFIQYTYARIRSILRKAEAQNITLPATLNDDAPLNEKEIALIQKLNDFGAAVAQAGIDYSPSGIANYCYELTKEFNQFYHDYSILNADTEAEKIARLMIAKNVAKVIKNGMALLGIEVPERM; encoded by the coding sequence ATGAAGATAGAAGAGCAAATTACCGTTGCTGCACTTGCAGCTGTAAAGGAATTGTATGGAACAGAAGTTCCTGAAAAGATGATTCAGCTGCAGAAGACACGCAGCGACTTTGAGGGTAACCTCACACTCGTCACCTTCCCATTGCTGAAGACTTCACACAAGAAGCCTGAAGATACGGCACAGGATTTAGGTGAATACCTAAAGAAGAACTGTAAGGCTGTAGCCGACTTCAACGTTGTAAAGGGCTTCCTCAACCTCGTTATTGCACAAGCTGCATGGACAGGTCTGTTGAATGATATCAACGCTGACGAGAAGTTTGGCGAGAAGCGTGTGACAGACGAGAGTCCATTGGTGATGATTGAATACTCTTCACCTAACACAAATAAGCCACTTCACCTTGGTCACGTACGTAACAACCTCCTCGGTTGGTCGTTAGCACAGATTATGGAGGCTAACGGTAACAAGGTGGTAAAGACGAATATCGTTAATGACCGTGGTATCCACATCTGTAAGTCAATGCTGGCTTGGCAGAAGTGGGGCAATGGTATCACACCAGAGCAGGCTGGCAAGAAGGGCGACCACTTGATTGGTGATTTCTACGTACTCTTCGACAAGCACTACAAAGAGGAGTGCAAGCAACTGCAGGAGCAGTATGAGAAAGAGGGTATGACAGCCGATGAGGCAAAGAAAAAGGCTGAACATGAGGCTCCGTTGATTAAGGAGGCACACGACATGCTCGTGAAGTGGGAAGCTAACGATCCAGAGATTCGCGCTTTGTGGGAGAAGATGAACAACTGGGTATATGCTGGTTTCGACGAGACTTACAAGGCTATGGGCGTTGGATTCGATAAGATTTACTACGAATCAAACACTTATCTTGTTGGTAAGAAGAAGGTGGAAGAAGGTCTTGAGAAGGGACTCTTCATCCGTAAGGAAGACAACTCAGTATGGGCTGACCTCACAAATGAGGGTTTGGACCAGAAACTTCTGCTACGTAAGGACGGTACATCGGTTTATATGACACAGGATATTGGTACTGCAGAGATGCGTTTCAATGACTACCCTATCGACAAGATGATTTATGTTGTTGGTAACGAGCAGAACTATCACTTCCAAGTTCTTTCTATCCTCTTGGACCGTTTAGGCTTCAAGTGGGGTAAAGACCTCGTACACTTCTCATACGGTATGGTTGAATTGCCAAACGGTAAGATGAAGAGCCGCGAGGGAACAGTGGTTGATGCAGATGACCTTGTTGCTTCAATGATTGAGAATGCGAAGAGTCTTAGCGAGGATAAAGTGAACAAGTTGGAAGGTATCACTGAGGAAGAGAAGAACGAGATTGCACGTATCGTGGGTATGGGTGCCTTGAAATATTTCATCCTTAAGGTCGATGCGCGCAAGAATATGCTCTTCAACCCTGAGGAGTCTATCGACTTCAATGGTAACACAGGACCATTCATTCAGTACACTTACGCACGTATTCGCAGTATTCTCCGTAAGGCTGAGGCACAGAATATCACCTTGCCAGCGACACTTAACGACGATGCTCCACTGAACGAGAAGGAGATTGCACTCATCCAAAAGCTCAACGACTTTGGTGCTGCTGTCGCTCAAGCTGGTATTGACTATAGTCCAAGTGGTATTGCTAACTACTGCTATGAGCTGACAAAGGAGTTCAACCAGTTCTATCATGACTACAGCATCCTCAACGCTGACACCGAAGCAGAGAAGATTGCCCGTCTGATGATTGCCAAGAATGTGGCTAAGGTCATCAAGAACGGTATGGCATTGCTCGGTATTGAAGTGCCTGAGAGGATGTAG